A genomic stretch from Salvelinus alpinus chromosome 38, SLU_Salpinus.1, whole genome shotgun sequence includes:
- the cars2 gene encoding cysteine--tRNA ligase, mitochondrial isoform X3, whose amino-acid sequence MWPCITIFRPLLLKLRSRYAFSKDTQLTLVSPSKLIFRPSASCTGVGKKWTRPTGYDTGLKTYNSLTKQKEPLVLAKEGIATWYSCGPTVYDHAHLGHACSYVRFDIIQRVLSRVFGINVIHVMVITDIDDKIIRRALEVLPPAVYLRVTENIPQIVAFIEGIIRNEHAYATKQGDVYFDIGSIGDRYGKLMGARDAVGEPGDTEKRDSRDFALWKASKPQEPSWESPWGKGRPGWHIECSTIASSVFGSQLDIHSGGVDLAFPHHENEIAQCEAYHQCGQWGNYFLHSGHLHLKGSAEKMSKSLNNYISIKDFLESYSANEFRMFCLLTKYRSAIDYSDASLNEAQSSLATITAFTHDAQAYMRGQLQCQAVQEGALWERLAETKANVVRALADDFDTPRVVNAIMSLVYHGNRHLQPVTKPDRSPRSPAVFGAFLTYIREVFDVLGVDLLDRKEAHSVDSSGTLENVVEQLARFRSDVRAFALSVEDTPPGEPAHASPRQRSEKLPLLKACDTLRKDLASMGVHIRDRGPNSTWEISQKRPAGQDKK is encoded by the exons ATGTGGCCCTGCATAACAATATTTAGGCCGCTTCTATTGAAATTAAGAAGCAGGTATGCTTTCTCAAAGGACACTCAGCTAACGTTAGTGTCACCAAGCAAACTGATCTTCAGACCCAGTGCATCATGTACAGGGGTGGGGAAGAAATGGACTCGACCAACAGGATACGACACGGGGTTGAAGACCTACAACAGCCTCACCAAACAGAAAGAACCTCTGGTATTGGCGAAGGAAGGAATTGCTACTTG GTATAGCTGTGGGCCCACTGTCTATGACCATGCTCACCTGGGGCATGCATG TTCCTATGTCAGATTTGACATTATCCAGAGGGTTCTATCCAGGGTCTTTGGCATCAATGTCATTCATGTCATGGTCATCACTGACATCGATGATAAAATCATTAGAAGAGCTTTGGAG GTTCTTCCTCCTGCTGTGTACTTGAGGGTCACTGAGAATATACCTCAAATCGTGGCTTTCATTGAGGGCATCATCAGAAATGAACACGCCTATGCCACAAAACAAG GGGACGTGTATTTCGATATCGGGTCCATCGGGGACCGTTACGGCAAGCTTATGGGTGCTAGAGATGCAGTTGGTGAGCCTG GGGACACAGAGAAACGGGACAGCAGAGATTTTGCCCTGTGGAAGGCTTCCAAGCCGCAGGAGCCCTCCTGGGAGTCTCCCTGGGGCAAGGGAAGACCCGGCTGGCACATCGAATGCTCCACCATTGCCAG CTCTGTGTTTGGAAGTCAGCTGGACATTCACTCTGGGGGCGTCGATCTGGCCTTCCCTCACCATGAGAATGAGATCGCCCAGTGTGAGGCCTACCACCAGTGTGGCCAGTGGGGGAACTACTTCCTGCATTCAG GACATTTACATCTTAAAGGAAGTGCTGAGAAAATGTCAAAGTCCTTGAATAATTATATATCGATAAAG GATTTCCTAGAATCGTACTCCGCCAATGAGTTCCGAATGTTCTGCCTTCTGACCAAATACAGATCAG CAATCGACTACAGTGACGCCAGCTTGAACGAAGCTCAGAGCTCCCTGGCAACCATTACTGCCTTCACCCATGATGCCCAGGCCTACATGAGGGGCCAGCTGCAGTGCCAGGCTGTGCAGGAGGGGGCATTATGGGAAAG GTTAGCTGAAACCAAAGCAAACGTTGTCAGAGCGCTGGCAGATGACTTTGATACGCCAAGGGTCGTTAATGCCATCATGAGCCTTGTTTACCATGGGAACCGCCATCTTCAGCCCGTCACTAAG CCTGACAGATCACCAAGGAGCCCAGCTGTGTTTGGGGCCTTCCTCACCTACATCAGGGAAGTCTTTGATGTCCTGGGGGTCGACCTGCTGGACAGAAAG GAGGCTCATTCTGTTGATTCTTCGGGGACCCTGGAGAACGTGGTGGAGCAGTTGGCTCGTTTCCGTAGCGATGTGCGGGCCTTCGCTTTGTCCGTGGAAGACACGCCCCCTGGAGAGCCCGCCCATGCCAGTCCAAGACAACGCTCCGAAAAGTTACCCCTCCTCAAGGCCTGCGACACCCTGCGGAAAGACCTTGCGTCTATGGGAGTGCACAtaagg GACAGAGGCCCCAACTCCACGTGGGAGATTTCGCAAAAGAGGCCAGCTGGCCAGGACAAGAAATAA
- the cars2 gene encoding cysteine--tRNA ligase, mitochondrial isoform X1 codes for MWPCITIFRPLLLKLRSRYAFSKDTQLTLVSPSKLIFRPSASCTGVGKKWTRPTGYDTGLKTYNSLTKQKEPLVLAKEGIATWYSCGPTVYDHAHLGHACSYVRFDIIQRVLSRVFGINVIHVMVITDIDDKIIRRALENSISPTVLARMYEEEFKNDMLALKVLPPAVYLRVTENIPQIVAFIEGIIRNEHAYATKQGDVYFDIGSIGDRYGKLMGARDAVGEPGDTEKRDSRDFALWKASKPQEPSWESPWGKGRPGWHIECSTIASSVFGSQLDIHSGGVDLAFPHHENEIAQCEAYHQCGQWGNYFLHSGHLHLKGSAEKMSKSLNNYISIKDFLESYSANEFRMFCLLTKYRSAIDYSDASLNEAQSSLATITAFTHDAQAYMRGQLQCQAVQEGALWERLAETKANVVRALADDFDTPRVVNAIMSLVYHGNRHLQPVTKPDRSPRSPAVFGAFLTYIREVFDVLGVDLLDRKEAHSVDSSGTLENVVEQLARFRSDVRAFALSVEDTPPGEPAHASPRQRSEKLPLLKACDTLRKDLASMGVHIRDRGPNSTWEISQKRPAGQDKK; via the exons ATGTGGCCCTGCATAACAATATTTAGGCCGCTTCTATTGAAATTAAGAAGCAGGTATGCTTTCTCAAAGGACACTCAGCTAACGTTAGTGTCACCAAGCAAACTGATCTTCAGACCCAGTGCATCATGTACAGGGGTGGGGAAGAAATGGACTCGACCAACAGGATACGACACGGGGTTGAAGACCTACAACAGCCTCACCAAACAGAAAGAACCTCTGGTATTGGCGAAGGAAGGAATTGCTACTTG GTATAGCTGTGGGCCCACTGTCTATGACCATGCTCACCTGGGGCATGCATG TTCCTATGTCAGATTTGACATTATCCAGAGGGTTCTATCCAGGGTCTTTGGCATCAATGTCATTCATGTCATGGTCATCACTGACATCGATGATAAAATCATTAGAAGAGCTTTGGAG AATAGCATATCTCCAACAGTCCTCGCCAGAATGTACGAGGAGGAATTTAAAAATGACATGTTAGCCCTGAAG GTTCTTCCTCCTGCTGTGTACTTGAGGGTCACTGAGAATATACCTCAAATCGTGGCTTTCATTGAGGGCATCATCAGAAATGAACACGCCTATGCCACAAAACAAG GGGACGTGTATTTCGATATCGGGTCCATCGGGGACCGTTACGGCAAGCTTATGGGTGCTAGAGATGCAGTTGGTGAGCCTG GGGACACAGAGAAACGGGACAGCAGAGATTTTGCCCTGTGGAAGGCTTCCAAGCCGCAGGAGCCCTCCTGGGAGTCTCCCTGGGGCAAGGGAAGACCCGGCTGGCACATCGAATGCTCCACCATTGCCAG CTCTGTGTTTGGAAGTCAGCTGGACATTCACTCTGGGGGCGTCGATCTGGCCTTCCCTCACCATGAGAATGAGATCGCCCAGTGTGAGGCCTACCACCAGTGTGGCCAGTGGGGGAACTACTTCCTGCATTCAG GACATTTACATCTTAAAGGAAGTGCTGAGAAAATGTCAAAGTCCTTGAATAATTATATATCGATAAAG GATTTCCTAGAATCGTACTCCGCCAATGAGTTCCGAATGTTCTGCCTTCTGACCAAATACAGATCAG CAATCGACTACAGTGACGCCAGCTTGAACGAAGCTCAGAGCTCCCTGGCAACCATTACTGCCTTCACCCATGATGCCCAGGCCTACATGAGGGGCCAGCTGCAGTGCCAGGCTGTGCAGGAGGGGGCATTATGGGAAAG GTTAGCTGAAACCAAAGCAAACGTTGTCAGAGCGCTGGCAGATGACTTTGATACGCCAAGGGTCGTTAATGCCATCATGAGCCTTGTTTACCATGGGAACCGCCATCTTCAGCCCGTCACTAAG CCTGACAGATCACCAAGGAGCCCAGCTGTGTTTGGGGCCTTCCTCACCTACATCAGGGAAGTCTTTGATGTCCTGGGGGTCGACCTGCTGGACAGAAAG GAGGCTCATTCTGTTGATTCTTCGGGGACCCTGGAGAACGTGGTGGAGCAGTTGGCTCGTTTCCGTAGCGATGTGCGGGCCTTCGCTTTGTCCGTGGAAGACACGCCCCCTGGAGAGCCCGCCCATGCCAGTCCAAGACAACGCTCCGAAAAGTTACCCCTCCTCAAGGCCTGCGACACCCTGCGGAAAGACCTTGCGTCTATGGGAGTGCACAtaagg GACAGAGGCCCCAACTCCACGTGGGAGATTTCGCAAAAGAGGCCAGCTGGCCAGGACAAGAAATAA
- the LOC139566212 gene encoding ras-related protein Rab-20-like — protein MKVNCTFEIVSPVRVSRRRMKRPMPEMKRARRPDVKLVILGDMNVGKTSLLHRYMDKQFNDTISTVGGAFYLKQWGPYNISLWDTAGREQFHGLGSMYCRGASAVILTYDVTNWQSLAELEERFLSLTDTTNHDCIYAVVGNKADLTDPPNVEEDYEGGYPVHTPLYACHLIPPASPTTVSPVANREVRKEDAVALYQRILRYKALDECVSPPAERMCFETSAKTGANVDELFETLFELVLPSILRMRSESEASPTIDLEDYGPVSSKQTKGGCC, from the exons ATGAAAGTCAATTGCACTTTTGAGATCGTGTCGCCTGTTCGGGTGTCTAGACGGAGAATGAAAAGACCCATGCCTGAAATGAAAAGGGCGAGGAGGCCCGACGTGAAACTGGTTATATTGGGGGACATGAACGTTGGGAAGACCTCTCTGTTACACAGGTACATGGATAAACAGTTCAATGATACCATTAGTACCGTCGGCGGTGCGTTCTACTTAAAGCAGTGGGGACCCTACAACATATCGCTTTGGGACACCGCAG GTCGGGAGCAGTTCCACGGGCTCGGCTCCATGTACTGCCGGGGCGCGTCCGCTGTCATCCTTACCTACGACGTGACCAACTGGCAGAGCCTGGCCGAGCTGGAGGAGCGCTTCCTGTCTCTCACCGACACAACCAATCACGACTGCATCTACGCCGTGGTGGGCAACAAGGCTGACCTTACTGACCCCCCCAATGTGGAAGAAGACTATGAGGGGGGTTACCCCGTCCACACACCGCTCTATGCCTGCCACCTCATCCCTCCAGCCTCCCCTACTACGGTCTCCCCCGTGGCCAACCGAGAGGTTCGAAAGGAGGACGCCGTGGCGCTCTACCAGCGTATCCTCCGGTACAAGGCGCTGGATGAGTGTGTGAGCCCGCCTGCAGAGAGGATGTGCTTTGAGACGAGCGCCAAGACGGGTGCCAACGTGGACGAGTTGTTCGAGACGCTGTTCGAATTGGTGCTGCCGTCCATCCTGAGGATGAGGTCGGAGAGCGAGGCCTCACCCACCATTGACCTGGAGGACTATGGGCCGGTGTCCAGCAA
- the cars2 gene encoding cysteine--tRNA ligase, mitochondrial isoform X2: MWPCITIFRPLLLKLRSRYAFSKDTQLTLVSPSKLIFRPSASCTGVGKKWTRPTGYDTGLKTYNSLTKQKEPLVLAKEGIATCSYVRFDIIQRVLSRVFGINVIHVMVITDIDDKIIRRALENSISPTVLARMYEEEFKNDMLALKVLPPAVYLRVTENIPQIVAFIEGIIRNEHAYATKQGDVYFDIGSIGDRYGKLMGARDAVGEPGDTEKRDSRDFALWKASKPQEPSWESPWGKGRPGWHIECSTIASSVFGSQLDIHSGGVDLAFPHHENEIAQCEAYHQCGQWGNYFLHSGHLHLKGSAEKMSKSLNNYISIKDFLESYSANEFRMFCLLTKYRSAIDYSDASLNEAQSSLATITAFTHDAQAYMRGQLQCQAVQEGALWERLAETKANVVRALADDFDTPRVVNAIMSLVYHGNRHLQPVTKPDRSPRSPAVFGAFLTYIREVFDVLGVDLLDRKEAHSVDSSGTLENVVEQLARFRSDVRAFALSVEDTPPGEPAHASPRQRSEKLPLLKACDTLRKDLASMGVHIRDRGPNSTWEISQKRPAGQDKK; the protein is encoded by the exons ATGTGGCCCTGCATAACAATATTTAGGCCGCTTCTATTGAAATTAAGAAGCAGGTATGCTTTCTCAAAGGACACTCAGCTAACGTTAGTGTCACCAAGCAAACTGATCTTCAGACCCAGTGCATCATGTACAGGGGTGGGGAAGAAATGGACTCGACCAACAGGATACGACACGGGGTTGAAGACCTACAACAGCCTCACCAAACAGAAAGAACCTCTGGTATTGGCGAAGGAAGGAATTGCTACTTG TTCCTATGTCAGATTTGACATTATCCAGAGGGTTCTATCCAGGGTCTTTGGCATCAATGTCATTCATGTCATGGTCATCACTGACATCGATGATAAAATCATTAGAAGAGCTTTGGAG AATAGCATATCTCCAACAGTCCTCGCCAGAATGTACGAGGAGGAATTTAAAAATGACATGTTAGCCCTGAAG GTTCTTCCTCCTGCTGTGTACTTGAGGGTCACTGAGAATATACCTCAAATCGTGGCTTTCATTGAGGGCATCATCAGAAATGAACACGCCTATGCCACAAAACAAG GGGACGTGTATTTCGATATCGGGTCCATCGGGGACCGTTACGGCAAGCTTATGGGTGCTAGAGATGCAGTTGGTGAGCCTG GGGACACAGAGAAACGGGACAGCAGAGATTTTGCCCTGTGGAAGGCTTCCAAGCCGCAGGAGCCCTCCTGGGAGTCTCCCTGGGGCAAGGGAAGACCCGGCTGGCACATCGAATGCTCCACCATTGCCAG CTCTGTGTTTGGAAGTCAGCTGGACATTCACTCTGGGGGCGTCGATCTGGCCTTCCCTCACCATGAGAATGAGATCGCCCAGTGTGAGGCCTACCACCAGTGTGGCCAGTGGGGGAACTACTTCCTGCATTCAG GACATTTACATCTTAAAGGAAGTGCTGAGAAAATGTCAAAGTCCTTGAATAATTATATATCGATAAAG GATTTCCTAGAATCGTACTCCGCCAATGAGTTCCGAATGTTCTGCCTTCTGACCAAATACAGATCAG CAATCGACTACAGTGACGCCAGCTTGAACGAAGCTCAGAGCTCCCTGGCAACCATTACTGCCTTCACCCATGATGCCCAGGCCTACATGAGGGGCCAGCTGCAGTGCCAGGCTGTGCAGGAGGGGGCATTATGGGAAAG GTTAGCTGAAACCAAAGCAAACGTTGTCAGAGCGCTGGCAGATGACTTTGATACGCCAAGGGTCGTTAATGCCATCATGAGCCTTGTTTACCATGGGAACCGCCATCTTCAGCCCGTCACTAAG CCTGACAGATCACCAAGGAGCCCAGCTGTGTTTGGGGCCTTCCTCACCTACATCAGGGAAGTCTTTGATGTCCTGGGGGTCGACCTGCTGGACAGAAAG GAGGCTCATTCTGTTGATTCTTCGGGGACCCTGGAGAACGTGGTGGAGCAGTTGGCTCGTTTCCGTAGCGATGTGCGGGCCTTCGCTTTGTCCGTGGAAGACACGCCCCCTGGAGAGCCCGCCCATGCCAGTCCAAGACAACGCTCCGAAAAGTTACCCCTCCTCAAGGCCTGCGACACCCTGCGGAAAGACCTTGCGTCTATGGGAGTGCACAtaagg GACAGAGGCCCCAACTCCACGTGGGAGATTTCGCAAAAGAGGCCAGCTGGCCAGGACAAGAAATAA